From Calothrix sp. PCC 6303, a single genomic window includes:
- a CDS encoding acetyl-CoA carboxylase carboxyltransferase subunit alpha: protein MATTERKPLLLDFEKPLAELATRIEQIRQLAEENNVDVSGQIRQLETRALQLREEIFSSLSPSQRLQVARHPRRPSTLDYIQAISDEWMELHGDRCGGDDPALVGGVGRLNGQPVVMLGHQKGRDTKDNIARNFGMASPGGYRKALRFMEHANKFRMPIITFIDTPGAWSGVEAEYQGQGEAIAYNLREMFCLDVPIICTVIGEGGSGGALGIGVGDKLMMFEHSVYTVATPEACAAILWKDAAKSPQAAVALKIISHDLKNLGIIDQILPEPLGGAHSDPIKAAATLKAALLDNLDQLNRYAPQELRQMRYEKFRRIGVFSEVTH, encoded by the coding sequence ATGGCAACTACCGAGCGTAAACCACTACTACTTGATTTTGAAAAACCTCTTGCCGAACTAGCAACCCGTATTGAGCAAATTCGTCAACTAGCAGAGGAAAACAATGTTGATGTATCTGGTCAAATTCGTCAACTAGAAACACGCGCTTTGCAACTGCGAGAGGAAATTTTTAGTAGTTTATCACCTTCACAACGGTTGCAAGTTGCCCGTCATCCCCGCCGACCAAGTACTCTAGACTATATCCAGGCGATTAGCGATGAATGGATGGAGTTACATGGCGATCGCTGTGGTGGTGATGATCCGGCTCTAGTTGGTGGTGTCGGTCGTTTAAACGGTCAGCCCGTGGTAATGTTGGGTCATCAGAAGGGACGTGATACTAAAGATAATATTGCTCGGAATTTTGGTATGGCTTCTCCTGGTGGCTATCGTAAAGCATTACGATTTATGGAACATGCCAATAAATTCCGAATGCCAATCATTACTTTTATTGATACACCTGGTGCTTGGTCGGGAGTTGAGGCAGAATACCAAGGACAGGGAGAAGCGATCGCATACAATCTCCGAGAGATGTTTTGCCTTGATGTCCCCATTATCTGCACTGTCATCGGTGAAGGGGGTTCAGGTGGTGCATTAGGTATCGGTGTCGGTGATAAATTGATGATGTTTGAACACTCAGTCTATACAGTCGCCACACCCGAAGCCTGTGCAGCCATACTCTGGAAAGATGCGGCAAAGTCCCCCCAAGCCGCAGTTGCTCTAAAAATCATCTCCCACGACCTCAAAAATCTCGGCATCATTGACCAAATTTTACCCGAACCTCTAGGAGGAGCACATTCCGACCCCATCAAAGCTGCGGCAACTCTCAAAGCAGCACTCTTAGATAACTTAGATCAGCTTAATCGCTATGCTCCCCAAGAACTAAGACAAATGCGCTACGAAAAATTCCGTCGCATCGGCGTTTTTAGTGAAGTAACCCATTAA
- a CDS encoding SDR family oxidoreductase codes for MSGEYKQRALITGATSGIGKATALAFAKAGIDVALVSRSTDKLMAVAETVKHTEVDAKVYTVDLSNIGQVEAQISSVAADFGGIDILVNNAGIGYTGALCDTPLADWQQVIDLNLTSVFQCIMGVLPGMRERLSSRKARATSLKQDYPTGGTIINIVSIAGKQAFANWGAYCVSKAGLIALSQTLAQEERQHGIRVTAICPGSVNTELWDTPTVKANFDRSHMLTPEIVAQSILYTALLPQQAVVDELTIMSSAGVL; via the coding sequence ATGAGTGGTGAGTACAAGCAACGTGCCTTAATTACGGGGGCAACTAGCGGAATTGGAAAAGCAACGGCTTTGGCATTTGCAAAAGCCGGAATAGACGTCGCTTTAGTTAGCCGTTCCACAGATAAGTTAATGGCTGTCGCTGAAACCGTAAAACACACGGAAGTAGACGCAAAAGTATATACAGTTGATTTAAGTAATATTGGTCAAGTTGAAGCTCAGATAAGTTCTGTAGCAGCCGATTTTGGAGGTATTGATATTCTAGTCAATAATGCTGGCATCGGATACACAGGAGCATTGTGCGACACTCCTTTAGCTGATTGGCAGCAAGTAATTGACCTAAATCTAACTAGTGTTTTTCAGTGCATCATGGGTGTATTACCTGGAATGCGCGAACGGCTTTCCTCCCGTAAGGCTCGCGCAACCTCTCTAAAACAGGACTACCCTACTGGAGGAACAATTATCAACATTGTCTCCATTGCCGGAAAGCAAGCATTCGCAAATTGGGGGGCTTACTGCGTAAGTAAAGCCGGATTAATTGCCCTTTCCCAAACACTTGCTCAAGAAGAACGTCAACACGGTATTCGTGTCACCGCAATTTGTCCTGGTTCAGTTAACACCGAACTGTGGGATACACCCACCGTTAAAGCTAATTTTGACCGTTCACATATGCTGACCCCTGAAATTGTTGCTCAATCAATTCTATATACCGCACTATTACCCCAACAAGCTGTCGTTGACGAACTGACAATCATGTCGAGCGCTGGTGTTCTTTAA
- a CDS encoding phosphoribosylanthranilate isomerase has protein sequence MRIKICGIKYRDQGKFIVDIGATALGFICVPQSPRFVNAEQIKLVTEVIPKHIDKIGVFANSCVENIRNVVINSDLTGIQLHGDESVDFCISLRESLPGIEVIKALRIREIGDLEKVAIYKDYVDYLLLDAYDGQQLGGTGKTIDWQILKYLEPGILWFLAGGLRPNNIVKALIELKPSGIDLSSGVESSPGNKDLEKVTQLFEQLSQVNISK, from the coding sequence ATGAGAATTAAAATTTGTGGTATAAAATATCGTGACCAGGGAAAGTTTATTGTAGATATCGGTGCAACCGCACTGGGCTTTATTTGTGTTCCTCAATCGCCACGTTTTGTTAATGCTGAACAAATTAAATTAGTTACCGAAGTGATCCCCAAACACATTGATAAGATAGGAGTTTTTGCAAATTCATGTGTTGAAAATATTAGGAATGTGGTTATTAATTCCGATTTAACAGGTATTCAATTACATGGAGATGAATCAGTTGATTTCTGCATATCTTTGCGTGAAAGTTTACCAGGTATAGAAGTTATTAAAGCATTACGAATTCGTGAGATTGGTGATCTAGAAAAAGTAGCTATATATAAAGATTATGTAGATTATCTGCTATTAGATGCTTATGATGGACAGCAACTTGGTGGAACTGGAAAGACGATAGATTGGCAGATTTTAAAATACTTAGAGCCAGGAATTCTTTGGTTTCTAGCGGGGGGTTTAAGACCAAATAATATTGTTAAGGCTTTGATTGAGTTAAAACCTAGCGGAATCGATTTATCTAGTGGTGTAGAAAGTTCACCTGGTAATAAAGATTTAGAAAAAGTTACTCAACTATTTGAACAACTTTCTCAGGTGAACATCAGTAAGTGA